The following coding sequences lie in one Nocardioides sambongensis genomic window:
- the ndk gene encoding nucleoside-diphosphate kinase — translation MSQRTLVLLKPDAVRRGLVGEVLSRFEAKGLSLVAMELRTIDAAQADAHYAEHVERDFYPPLRAFVTSGPMVALVVEGDEAIEVVRALNGATDGRKAAPGTIRGDLSLSNRENLVHGSDSPESAEREIALWFPNL, via the coding sequence GTGAGCCAACGCACTCTGGTCCTGCTCAAGCCCGATGCCGTCCGCCGCGGACTCGTCGGCGAGGTGCTGTCCCGGTTCGAGGCCAAGGGTCTGAGCCTGGTCGCCATGGAACTGCGCACCATCGACGCGGCGCAGGCCGACGCCCACTACGCCGAGCACGTGGAGCGGGACTTCTACCCGCCGCTGCGGGCGTTCGTGACCAGCGGTCCGATGGTCGCACTGGTGGTGGAGGGCGACGAGGCGATCGAGGTGGTCCGTGCGCTCAACGGCGCCACCGACGGCCGGAAGGCCGCGCCCGGGACCATCCGAGGCGATCTCTCGCTGTCCAACCGCGAGAACCTGGTGCACGGGTCGGACTCCCCGGAGTCCGCGGAGCGCGAGATCGCGCTCTGGTTCCCGAACCTCTGA
- a CDS encoding MerR family transcriptional regulator has product MSAVPRIDPEGEAPRDGAEEPAEAYSMSIDDLSAAAGLTVRTARYYASLGLIPPPQRRGRMAWYGRDHLARLEMIRALQEHGFTLQAIEGYLTSLPAGARMEDLAVQRAMLTSWTLGGPENLTRRQLEQHSGRRFTDEELALAEELGMIRRTESDRGPRLTPVHGFDVTVKLLDLGIPVAGVRAANDAIVRHMEALAEELTDVLREDVIGPLRAHELSRDQAEKVEQDLSVLRQLTLDAIVSAFQRSANDVIARSLRRR; this is encoded by the coding sequence ATGAGCGCAGTTCCGCGGATCGATCCGGAGGGCGAGGCTCCTCGGGACGGTGCGGAGGAGCCCGCCGAGGCGTACTCGATGAGCATCGACGACCTCTCCGCGGCGGCCGGGCTCACCGTCCGGACCGCGCGCTACTACGCGAGTCTCGGGCTGATACCGCCGCCGCAGCGGCGCGGCCGGATGGCCTGGTACGGCCGCGACCACCTGGCGCGGCTGGAGATGATCCGCGCACTCCAGGAGCACGGCTTCACGCTCCAGGCGATCGAGGGCTATCTGACCTCCCTGCCGGCCGGTGCGCGGATGGAGGACCTGGCGGTGCAGCGGGCCATGCTCACCTCCTGGACCCTGGGCGGACCGGAGAACCTGACCCGCCGCCAGCTCGAGCAGCACTCCGGACGCCGTTTCACCGACGAGGAGCTCGCCCTCGCCGAGGAGCTGGGGATGATCCGGCGAACCGAGAGCGATCGCGGTCCGCGACTCACCCCCGTCCACGGCTTCGACGTGACGGTCAAGCTGCTCGACCTCGGCATCCCGGTGGCCGGTGTGCGCGCGGCCAACGACGCGATCGTGCGCCACATGGAGGCGCTGGCCGAGGAGCTCACCGACGTGCTGCGCGAGGACGTGATCGGCCCGCTGCGTGCCCACGAGTTGTCCCGCGACCAGGCGGAGAAGGTCGAGCAGGACCTCTCCGTACTGCGACAGCTGACCCTGGACGCGATCGTCAGCGCGTTCCAGCGCTCGGCCAACGACGTCATCGCCCGGTCGCTGCGGCGACGGTGA
- a CDS encoding AMP-dependent synthetase/ligase has translation MTDTLELRDEIEQSIAGLTMPAAFARTVADRGDSPAYSDKIGIDVPPGGYAPGWRTITWSELGERAHDGAAALVAAGVNAGDRVAIMASNRIEHVVADLAAMNAGAVSMSVYNTLSAEQVAFVAGHAEPTVVVLETEDHLARWTTALADSTSIRTVVLIDAPVPAGDSRFVGWEEFLAGGAEHRAADPEAVPQRIAAITPTDPLTILYTSGTTGNPKGVVLSHHAVLYECMCSLRVASPGQDNVFISYLPFAHIAERTLGMYIPQIHGAEIHLIADPSLLLGALGEVRPTRFFGVPRVWEKIKTGVSAKLAAETDPEKRAQVEQTMAVGLEYVEAQQYGETPSAELTARFEAVDGALLGFLRALLGLDRCEWAASAAAPMPLEVARFFAGLGMRIYDVYGMTETCAAVTACGPDQFRLGTVGRALPGIEVTLAEDGEILARGPVTSDGYYRQEDATRALIDADRWVHTGDIGEIDEDGFVKVVDRKKEMIITSSGKNIAPSNIENRLKESPIIGHALVYGEGRPYVVAVLTLDPEIAPLVAGRAGVDADTASDLTALAQHPAMLAMAQQAVDAANERLSRPEQVKSFRLLPVEWTAESEELTPTLKLKRRVVHRKYADVLDELYG, from the coding sequence ATGACCGACACCCTCGAGCTGCGTGACGAGATCGAGCAGAGCATCGCCGGACTGACCATGCCGGCGGCCTTCGCGCGGACCGTCGCCGACCGCGGCGACAGCCCCGCCTACTCCGACAAGATCGGGATCGACGTGCCACCCGGGGGCTATGCGCCCGGGTGGCGCACGATCACCTGGTCCGAGCTCGGCGAGCGCGCCCACGACGGGGCCGCCGCTCTCGTGGCGGCGGGCGTCAACGCCGGCGACCGGGTCGCCATCATGGCGAGCAACCGGATCGAGCACGTGGTCGCCGACCTCGCCGCGATGAACGCCGGCGCGGTCTCCATGTCGGTCTACAACACCCTCTCCGCGGAGCAGGTCGCCTTCGTCGCGGGCCACGCCGAGCCGACCGTCGTGGTGCTCGAGACCGAGGACCACCTGGCTCGCTGGACCACGGCGCTCGCCGACTCGACGAGCATCCGGACGGTGGTGCTGATCGACGCCCCGGTACCGGCCGGCGACAGCCGGTTCGTCGGCTGGGAGGAGTTCCTGGCCGGCGGAGCCGAGCACCGCGCCGCCGATCCGGAGGCGGTGCCGCAGCGGATCGCGGCGATCACCCCGACCGATCCGCTGACGATCCTCTACACCTCCGGCACCACCGGGAACCCGAAGGGCGTGGTGCTCAGTCACCACGCGGTGCTCTACGAGTGCATGTGCTCGCTGCGGGTCGCCTCCCCCGGCCAGGACAACGTCTTCATCTCCTACCTCCCCTTCGCGCACATCGCCGAGCGGACGCTAGGCATGTACATCCCGCAGATCCACGGCGCCGAGATCCACCTGATCGCGGACCCGTCGCTGCTGCTGGGCGCGCTGGGCGAGGTCCGTCCGACACGGTTCTTCGGGGTCCCCCGGGTCTGGGAGAAGATCAAGACGGGCGTCTCGGCCAAGCTGGCCGCCGAGACCGACCCGGAGAAGCGGGCCCAGGTGGAGCAGACGATGGCGGTCGGCCTGGAGTACGTCGAGGCGCAGCAGTACGGCGAGACCCCCTCGGCCGAGCTGACCGCGCGGTTCGAGGCGGTCGACGGTGCTCTCCTCGGCTTCCTGCGCGCGCTCTTGGGTCTGGACCGGTGCGAGTGGGCGGCCTCCGCCGCCGCCCCCATGCCGCTGGAGGTGGCCCGGTTCTTCGCCGGCCTCGGGATGCGCATCTACGACGTGTACGGGATGACCGAGACCTGCGCCGCGGTGACCGCGTGCGGGCCCGACCAGTTCCGGCTCGGCACCGTGGGCCGCGCCCTTCCCGGGATCGAGGTCACGCTGGCCGAGGACGGGGAGATCCTGGCCCGGGGCCCGGTGACCTCGGACGGCTACTACCGCCAGGAGGACGCCACCCGCGCGCTGATCGACGCGGACCGCTGGGTGCACACCGGTGACATCGGGGAGATCGACGAGGACGGCTTCGTCAAGGTGGTCGACCGCAAGAAGGAGATGATCATCACCTCTTCGGGCAAGAACATCGCCCCGTCCAACATCGAGAACCGGCTCAAGGAGTCGCCGATCATCGGCCACGCGCTGGTCTACGGCGAAGGACGGCCCTACGTGGTGGCCGTGCTGACCCTGGACCCGGAGATCGCTCCCCTGGTGGCCGGCCGGGCGGGGGTGGACGCCGACACGGCCAGCGACCTGACCGCGCTTGCCCAGCACCCCGCCATGCTCGCCATGGCGCAGCAGGCGGTGGACGCGGCCAACGAGCGGCTCTCCCGCCCGGAGCAGGTGAAGTCCTTCCGGCTGCTGCCCGTCGAGTGGACCGCGGAGTCCGAGGAGCTCACCCCGACTCTCAAGCTCAAGCGCCGGGTGGTGCACCGCAAGTACGCCGACGTGCTGGACGAGCTGTACGGATGA
- a CDS encoding rod shape-determining protein, with amino-acid sequence MAVDLGTANTLVYVRRRGVVLDEPSVVAINEASGEVIAVGHEAKQMLGRTPDNITALRPLRDGVIADFEATEQMLRQFIARVHRRRYFAKPRMVICVPSSITPVEQRAVKEAGYQAGARRVYVVEEPMAAAIGAGLPVHEATGNMIVDVGGGTTEVAVISLGGIVTSLSIRTAGDDLDAAIVAWMKKEHGLMLGDRTAEQVKISLGSAFPRSGESNGEIRGRDMVSGLPRTVEVTSAEIRHALEEPLNDIVDAVRVTLDQTPPELAGDIMDRGIVLTGGGALLVGLDERIRHETGMPVHVAEDPLVSVALGAGRCVEEFEALQQVLVTNPRRF; translated from the coding sequence ATGGCCGTTGACCTCGGCACGGCCAACACGCTGGTCTACGTGCGCCGCCGCGGGGTCGTGCTCGACGAGCCGAGCGTGGTCGCGATCAACGAGGCCAGCGGCGAGGTGATCGCGGTCGGGCACGAGGCCAAGCAGATGCTGGGGCGCACGCCGGACAACATCACCGCGCTGCGCCCGCTGCGCGACGGGGTGATCGCCGACTTCGAGGCGACCGAGCAGATGCTGCGGCAGTTCATCGCCCGCGTGCACCGTCGTCGCTACTTCGCCAAGCCGCGGATGGTCATCTGCGTGCCGTCCTCGATCACCCCGGTCGAGCAGCGTGCGGTCAAGGAGGCCGGCTACCAGGCCGGCGCCCGCCGCGTGTACGTCGTCGAGGAGCCGATGGCAGCCGCGATCGGGGCCGGGCTGCCGGTCCACGAGGCCACCGGCAACATGATCGTCGACGTCGGCGGCGGCACCACCGAGGTCGCCGTCATCTCCCTCGGCGGCATCGTCACCTCCCTCTCGATCCGCACCGCCGGCGACGACCTGGACGCCGCGATCGTCGCCTGGATGAAGAAGGAGCACGGCCTGATGCTCGGCGATCGCACCGCCGAGCAGGTCAAGATCAGCCTCGGCTCCGCGTTCCCGCGCTCGGGTGAGTCCAACGGCGAGATCCGCGGGCGCGACATGGTCAGTGGCCTGCCGCGTACCGTCGAGGTGACCTCCGCCGAGATCCGCCACGCGCTGGAGGAGCCGCTCAACGACATCGTGGACGCGGTCCGGGTGACCCTGGACCAGACCCCTCCCGAGCTCGCCGGCGACATCATGGACCGCGGCATCGTGCTCACCGGCGGCGGTGCGCTGCTGGTCGGCCTCGACGAACGGATCCGCCACGAGACCGGGATGCCCGTCCACGTGGCCGAGGATCCGCTG